Proteins from one Natrinema salinisoli genomic window:
- a CDS encoding ATPase domain-containing protein: MEIGGDPLDQLSSGISGLNSLLNGGFVDGRLYLVLGSPGTGKTTLGMEFLRTGIDTDETVLFIHGEESREGLLTNAAQFDIDLADANFLDIGPESEFFTQSQTYDVVDPKDIEDDSLIGDIRDTIDEVDPDRALIDPITQFQYLESDEYQFRKRIISFARFLKSRGTTVLATKTPDAQFDEQLKSLSDGVISLEYESEGRRITVSKHRGVGQRDGTHGLEIRSAGLDVYPALRPDRHSRSFEPIQLASGIDGIDSLLGGGLEQGTVTIISGPSGVGKTTIATEFLQTAAANGGGALTYLFEESLETFTYRSEGFGIPVTRLRENGSLTVEPIVPSARSPEEFAQLVKTQVEDQNSDLVVIDGIQGYKTAIKGGVEDVDLRRRLHALTEYLTNMNVSVLLIDQRHEVTGLPQPTSANVSYLADNLVYQQYIELEGELQRIIGVLKKRVGDFETVPRQFTITADGLTVGESMAGYHGVLTGLPEQSESGRSSQVE, from the coding sequence ATGGAAATCGGAGGAGACCCGTTGGATCAGCTCTCGAGCGGTATTTCGGGTCTCAATTCGCTTCTCAACGGCGGCTTCGTCGACGGGCGGCTGTATCTCGTTCTCGGGTCCCCCGGGACCGGAAAAACCACGCTTGGGATGGAGTTCCTCAGGACGGGGATCGACACCGACGAAACGGTCCTCTTCATCCACGGTGAAGAATCCCGTGAGGGATTGCTCACCAACGCGGCGCAGTTCGACATCGATCTCGCTGACGCGAATTTCCTCGATATCGGCCCCGAATCGGAGTTCTTCACTCAGTCGCAGACATACGACGTCGTCGATCCGAAAGACATCGAGGACGACAGCCTGATTGGCGACATCCGCGACACCATCGACGAGGTCGACCCCGACCGCGCACTCATCGATCCGATCACGCAGTTTCAGTACCTCGAATCGGACGAGTACCAGTTCCGAAAGCGCATCATCTCGTTCGCTCGCTTCCTCAAATCCCGCGGCACGACCGTCCTCGCCACGAAGACGCCGGACGCGCAGTTCGACGAACAGCTGAAGTCACTCAGCGACGGCGTGATCTCCCTCGAATACGAGTCGGAAGGTCGTCGAATCACCGTCTCGAAACACCGCGGGGTCGGCCAACGAGACGGAACCCACGGCCTGGAAATTCGCTCGGCCGGCCTCGACGTCTATCCGGCCCTTCGACCGGATCGCCACTCTCGATCGTTCGAACCGATCCAGCTCGCGTCCGGTATCGACGGGATCGATTCCCTGCTCGGCGGCGGCCTCGAGCAGGGGACCGTCACCATCATCAGCGGGCCCTCCGGCGTCGGCAAGACGACGATCGCCACGGAGTTCCTCCAGACGGCTGCGGCGAACGGCGGCGGGGCGCTCACCTACCTCTTCGAAGAATCGCTCGAGACCTTCACGTATCGGTCGGAAGGGTTCGGCATTCCGGTGACACGGCTGCGCGAGAACGGCTCGCTGACGGTCGAACCGATCGTGCCGTCAGCGCGATCACCGGAGGAGTTCGCGCAACTGGTCAAGACGCAGGTCGAAGACCAGAACAGCGACCTCGTCGTCATCGATGGGATCCAGGGCTACAAAACCGCAATCAAGGGCGGCGTTGAGGACGTCGATCTGCGACGCCGACTGCACGCGCTGACGGAATATCTGACGAACATGAACGTCTCGGTGTTGCTCATCGATCAACGACACGAGGTGACCGGTCTCCCGCAACCGACGAGTGCCAACGTCAGCTACCTTGCCGACAATCTCGTCTACCAGCAGTACATCGAACTCGAGGGCGAGCTCCAGCGGATCATCGGCGTGCTCAAAAAGCGCGTCGGAGACTTCGAGACCGTCCCCCGCCAGTTTACGATTACTGCGGACGGACTGACGGTGGGCGAGTCGATGGCAGGCTACCACGGCGTTCTGACGGGACTCCCGGAACAGAGCGAGAGCGGACGGTCGTCCCAGGTCGAGTGA
- a CDS encoding sensor histidine kinase → MADIQLLFADDGNQEAVASLVTEHHTPITDEELRECDLYLVDEALFPRYRDRLEAQKNEQFPVFRPVVLVRRERTPITVSLPDPVTSDLPLLVNAVVNAPVEKQALFRTISNLLARRSQSEGLTTELRNRNARLEQFASTLRHELRNPLNVLDGYLDRARERGDPESFDACEESVDQMSQLLEDTLLIIDGGDIRTDPELIDLAAICDTCWDVMSADGAQLEIGTTTHVVADEVRLKQLLGNLFRNAVEHAGTDVSVSVGDLPNGFYVEDDGPGISTEEHDRVFEEGHSVNSAGTGLGLAVVQAVVDGHGWDVRITDSDSGGARFEITGVDCVR, encoded by the coding sequence ATGGCCGATATACAGCTGTTGTTCGCCGACGACGGAAATCAGGAGGCCGTCGCCTCTCTGGTGACCGAGCACCACACGCCGATCACGGACGAGGAACTCCGGGAGTGCGATCTCTACCTCGTGGATGAAGCCCTCTTTCCTCGGTACCGGGATCGGTTAGAGGCCCAAAAGAACGAGCAGTTCCCGGTGTTTCGCCCGGTCGTTCTCGTCCGCCGCGAACGGACGCCGATCACGGTTTCTCTTCCGGACCCCGTTACGAGTGACCTTCCGCTCCTCGTCAACGCCGTCGTGAACGCACCGGTCGAGAAACAGGCGCTGTTCCGAACTATCTCTAACCTCCTGGCGCGACGGAGTCAGAGCGAGGGGCTCACCACCGAGCTCCGGAACCGAAACGCGCGACTCGAGCAGTTCGCGAGCACGCTGCGCCACGAACTCCGCAATCCGTTGAACGTACTCGATGGCTACCTCGATCGCGCGCGGGAACGAGGCGATCCCGAGTCGTTCGACGCGTGCGAGGAGTCCGTCGATCAAATGAGCCAGTTGCTCGAAGATACGTTGCTGATCATCGACGGCGGCGATATTCGAACGGACCCCGAACTTATCGATCTTGCGGCCATCTGTGATACCTGTTGGGACGTTATGTCTGCGGACGGCGCTCAGTTGGAGATCGGAACGACGACGCACGTCGTCGCCGACGAGGTTCGGCTGAAGCAGTTGCTGGGGAACCTGTTTCGCAACGCGGTCGAACACGCGGGAACCGACGTCTCCGTCTCGGTCGGCGACCTCCCGAACGGGTTTTACGTTGAAGACGACGGGCCGGGAATATCCACCGAGGAGCACGACCGCGTGTTCGAAGAGGGACATTCGGTAAACAGTGCGGGAACGGGACTCGGCCTCGCAGTCGTGCAAGCGGTCGTCGACGGACACGGCTGGGACGTTCGAATTACTGACAGCGATAGCGGCGGCGCTCGATTCGAAATTACGGGCGTCGACTGCGTCCGGTGA
- a CDS encoding aminotransferase class IV, giving the protein MTDDHIYHVDGELVPASEATVSVDDRGFRYGDAAFETMRAYGGTIFAWDEHVERLERTCETLSLEHGLDASDLRERIDETLAANDLADAYVRLSITRGVQPGKLTPQPEVDPTVVIYVKPLPRGGLKGDPVWDGPATVGTVETRRIPNESLPAAAKTHNYLNGILARAELGDEADEALMCDLEGEITEGATSNLFFVRDGTLHTPTTDGPVLPGITREIVLELAREDGVSVREGRYEPADVLGADEAFLTNRTWELRPIATLDGRDIGGGLITEQLSRSYDEHVEDTCYR; this is encoded by the coding sequence ATGACCGACGACCACATCTACCACGTTGACGGCGAGCTCGTCCCCGCCAGCGAGGCGACCGTTAGCGTCGACGACCGGGGCTTTCGCTACGGTGACGCGGCGTTCGAAACGATGCGCGCCTACGGCGGCACGATCTTCGCCTGGGACGAGCACGTCGAGCGCCTCGAGCGAACCTGCGAGACCCTCTCGCTCGAGCACGGCCTCGACGCGAGCGACCTCCGCGAGCGCATCGACGAGACGCTGGCGGCGAATGACCTCGCGGACGCCTACGTCCGGCTCTCGATCACCCGCGGCGTCCAGCCCGGGAAACTCACACCACAGCCCGAGGTCGATCCGACGGTCGTGATCTACGTGAAACCGCTCCCGCGGGGCGGGCTCAAGGGCGATCCCGTCTGGGACGGGCCGGCGACGGTCGGGACGGTCGAGACGCGACGGATCCCCAACGAATCGCTTCCTGCGGCGGCGAAGACGCACAACTACCTGAACGGAATCCTCGCGCGCGCGGAACTCGGCGACGAGGCTGACGAAGCGCTCATGTGCGATCTCGAGGGCGAGATCACGGAAGGCGCGACGAGCAACCTGTTTTTCGTCCGCGACGGGACCCTTCACACGCCGACCACTGACGGCCCGGTCCTGCCAGGGATTACTCGGGAAATCGTGCTCGAACTCGCACGCGAGGACGGCGTATCGGTCCGCGAGGGACGCTACGAGCCGGCCGACGTGCTCGGGGCCGACGAGGCGTTCCTCACGAACCGAACGTGGGAGCTCCGTCCGATCGCGACGCTCGACGGCCGCGATATTGGCGGCGGCTTGATCACGGAGCAGCTGTCCCGCTCGTACGACGAGCACGTCGAAGACACGTGTTACCGGTAG
- a CDS encoding HalOD1 output domain-containing protein, producing MYPALATALRRIAAREDRRVTGLPPLSEAVDPEALTAVLESNPTVTVRFEYEGYRIVLGPGPDEVAVSDRER from the coding sequence ATGTACCCAGCACTCGCTACGGCACTGAGACGTATCGCGGCCCGTGAGGACCGTCGCGTGACGGGCCTGCCACCCCTGTCCGAGGCGGTGGACCCCGAGGCCCTCACCGCGGTCCTCGAGTCGAACCCGACCGTCACCGTCCGCTTCGAGTACGAGGGCTATCGCATCGTGCTCGGTCCCGGACCTGACGAGGTCGCGGTGAGCGATCGGGAGCGGTGA
- a CDS encoding anthranilate synthase component II, with protein MSDEHRTRERANASDRSKRLLVVDNYDSFVYNLVQYVGEVADEVIVRRNDELDLEGVRDLEPTGIVVSPGPGTPREAGISIPLFAETEYPILGVCLGHQALCAANGAPVVRAPDVVHGKPSTVSHDGVGLFDGLPDAFQVGRYHSLAVERADLPAALEETARTADERGVLMAVRHREKPHIGVQFHPESILTRAVPDGETGAAEDGTGDDISLELGKRMIGNFCRFAARVDA; from the coding sequence GTGAGTGACGAGCATCGCACCCGCGAGCGAGCGAACGCGAGTGACCGCAGCAAACGGTTGCTCGTCGTCGACAATTACGATTCGTTCGTCTACAATCTCGTCCAGTACGTAGGCGAGGTCGCGGACGAGGTGATCGTCCGACGAAACGACGAGCTCGACCTCGAGGGCGTTCGCGACCTCGAGCCGACGGGGATCGTCGTCTCGCCGGGACCGGGGACGCCACGGGAAGCCGGGATCTCGATCCCGCTGTTCGCGGAAACCGAGTATCCGATTCTGGGCGTCTGTCTCGGCCATCAGGCGCTGTGTGCGGCCAACGGTGCGCCGGTCGTCCGCGCGCCGGACGTCGTCCACGGAAAGCCCTCGACGGTCAGCCACGACGGCGTGGGGTTGTTCGACGGCCTCCCCGACGCGTTTCAGGTCGGCCGCTACCACTCGCTCGCCGTCGAGCGGGCGGATCTGCCCGCCGCGCTCGAGGAGACCGCTCGAACGGCGGACGAACGCGGCGTCCTGATGGCTGTCCGCCACCGCGAGAAGCCACACATCGGCGTGCAGTTCCACCCCGAAAGCATCCTCACGCGGGCGGTACCGGACGGGGAGACCGGGGCAGCCGAGGACGGGACCGGCGACGACATTTCGCTCGAGCTGGGCAAGCGGATGATCGGGAATTTCTGTCGGTTCGCCGCTCGAGTCGACGCGTAA